The nucleotide window GTCATGACCTCCCTACATAGTCATgtctacacaggtgtcacagagTGTCCATTTAGCTTCGACAGTCAATAATGAGGTCATGTAGCAAATtgtcaccccccaaaaaacactaAGTGCCAAATCAGCTTCTATGAGCTGACCTTTGGTGTATGCGGGAGGTTGTTTTGGTGACACCCAAAGCTTACTAAGATTCTCTGTTCTAGAGTTTGTCCCCCAAGCAAAACTCCTTGTCCACAAAGCTCAACGACTGGATAGGTCCCAAGAAACTGTAcaaagagaacaagccacagtgcACATTCCAAGGGCTTAAGTTTCCTTGTGCAGCAGTTCGGAAGGCgcccaccacagacacacacttagTCCAAAACTCAACATTCAGTGGTTGTCGGTGAGATTGTTCTGAAAACAAACGCCCACAGTCAGGCGGCTGCTGTACCGAGTTCAACAAAACATGAAGTCAGAGTTCTCCTAGGGCCACACAGCTGGGCAGCAACAGAGGAAAGATTTAAGGTAAAAGGACACGCTGGAGAGTCAACCCAAGGCCTCCACTCACAATGGTTTCTAACACTGCGGGAAGCTTCTCAGTTGCTAGCTGTCAGAcaccatttcctcctcttcctcttcctttctgtctgcttCAGAGGTGTCTGAAGACTCATGGAGCAAGACATATTCTCTGCTGCTGAACCCAAATTTAAGGACATCCTTTTCCTTCAGTTCGTAGTATCTCTGTGGCTCAATACGCGCGTGGTTCAAGAAGGTTCCATTGCTTGAGCCCAGGTCAATGATGTAGGGCTTCACCGTCCGTCCAGCTGTGCCATCGGCACGCCTGTGCTCCACAAGCCGGTACTGGAAGACTGCATGCTGCTTTGAGCAAGAGGGATGGTCGATGGGAATGTCGGCGATGAGGAGATCCCGACCCAGAAGGTAAGCACTCTGCCTGTGGATGTACATGACCGGAAGCATGTCCTCATTTTTAAAGGGGTACAGACGCCACCTTTTTTTGGGGATCCGGGCTTCTGGGGGTTCGTTGTACTTAATGACCACACCCCGGAAGGTATTGGTGTCCTCAAGAAGTACCCCAGAAAGTTCAAGGCTTGGTTTTTCTTTAACAGGCACCTCTTTGCTTCC belongs to Onychomys torridus chromosome 10, mOncTor1.1, whole genome shotgun sequence and includes:
- the LOC118591880 gene encoding smad nuclear interacting protein 1-like; the encoded protein is MAQQERSWWRLHPTEDALATLEVKQEPLSPEPVGAPASASWSRSPGKRKHKSSGRRSESPRTKRSRSSHYSSVRVKQEREDHARRGREHHQPRKPSERCQGRTGKRERDQHSSRSHQRRSWDERPVSGQGRDGDSQDLQAQEEERNFQDARRLCQEHRQQKEGAGGEAQEVIPRPAGKGSKEVPVKEKPSLELSGVLLEDTNTFRGVVIKYNEPPEARIPKKRWRLYPFKNEDMLPVMYIHRQSAYLLGRDLLIADIPIDHPSCSKQHAVFQYRLVEHRRADGTAGRTVKPYIIDLGSSNGTFLNHARIEPQRYYELKEKDVLKFGFSSREYVLLHESSDTSEADRKEEEEEEMVSDS